From Primulina huaijiensis isolate GDHJ02 chromosome 15, ASM1229523v2, whole genome shotgun sequence, one genomic window encodes:
- the LOC140959845 gene encoding large ribosomal subunit protein eL39x — translation MPSHKTFMIKKKLAKKQRQNRPIPYWIRMRTDNTIRYNAKRRHWRRTKLGF, via the exons ATG CCGTCCCACAAAACGTTCATGATAAAGAAGAAATTGGCGAAGAAACAGAGGCAGAACAGGCCTATCCCATACTGGATCCGTATGCGTACTGACAACACCATCCGCTACAACGCCAAGCGCCGCCATTGGCGCCGTACCAAGCTCGGATTCTGA
- the LOC140958796 gene encoding protein LONGIFOLIA 1-like isoform X1, translating to MVSGKETDMSERTLNRDLRKQIGCMNGIFQFLDPNHFLAGRRVNGRNHKRLIQGAQHHMDSKNAPKAVMEEDLEVQKEKSRSSMESSRPSYSSSSSCSSMFSSLECNRTVKQELLSPRQTGMHETRSHITAMKEPKSHELQDVVKDSLYKQTHGLSIKCPTKDEIRGRVLKHVDSPRPLELPKYVKPKAMSDEGSTRVLAKLQDRTNSSNDERLALPRLSYDGRESREISKSMMKLKELPRLSLDSRASTTKCSALETRLDLLGCDLHVKNDKWIEESQANQEPGSHNRSSSLVAKLMGLEYFPDNAASSDGGITNINRCPKEDFLSRSSQTAENSNQNHVSYSPRITRNDPASPRLPASNSDWKPSTRSWFPLEPAPWTNQDSSQDSPKVASHSRTASTNIQHQSSSVYGELEKRITKLEFKKSDKDLRALKRILEAMQKTRDRLENQRGEYVQFISRTRTYSLDESCSDRNYCLSMWHDKKNHQQAFTINEHSLPKIRDSSIVIMKPPTVIDREKLSRSTQVSRIAIQHLQRFPNQDYRGYRDNSVHKQAAEDSKARAIDFNVSSPRDPSIRKKIVRRTSKVEQTLKASPRMMVKSCNTFGKSSECVSQRLTGNRGRIEKQSHPTTPSPDSGRVKRHSIKKVIEKGSNARELNTKSTNLRLSDDQFSEQSTETRYSNNQGDTASIKSKDNISLSSQMATEVTGVVSYINTNTKTHESSQNSVATLIEHMPAVKVVATMMEQPSPVSVLDTTIYEEDSPSPIKKISTAFQEDESSYPDEALWNLEKLNHFPLDHCYEHNQKKLENIKDLIHELRWLKTKPDEATAKPTASVDVSPNQDHKYINKMILTSGLLEDMNFISSTDQLHSSSHLINPNMFLEQTEETMDGPSGEFNKKSDWLQSSYRSHRKVVFDMVNEIYARKVAADGSFAPGRKRVSPEFLIKELYLEVDRLQQKAERNLDEDGLIRILNADMMYQSDDWVDYGVEFPALVLDIERLIFKDLINEVVTSDTMGLHNWPKKHCRQLFRE from the exons ATGGTATCAGGGAAGGAAACAGACATGTCTGAAAGGACGCTTAATCGAGATCTACGAAAGCAGATTGGGTGTATGAATGGCATATTTCAGTTCTTGGACCCTAATCATTTTCTTGCAGGTCGGCGTGTAAATGGCCGCAACCATAAAAGACTAATCCAAG GTGCTCAACACCATATGGATTCTAAAAATGCACCAAAAGCTGTCATG GAAGAAGATTTGGAGGTGCAGAAGGAGAAATCGAGGAGTTCCATGGAATCGTCCCGACCCTCTTATTCATCATCGTCTTCTTGTTCATCTATGTTCTCATCACTCGAGTGTAACCGAACAGTTAAACAAGAATTACTTTCTCCGAGACAAACCGGTATGCATGAGACGCGATCACATATCACAGCCATGAAAGAGCCGAAATCCCATGAACTTCAAGATGTGGTGAAGGACTCATTGTACAAACAAACACATGGATTGTCGATAAAATGCCCAACCAAAGATGAAATAAGAGGCCGTGTCTTGAAACACGTCGACTCTCCCAGGCCTTTGGAGCTGCCCAAATATGTGAAACCGAAAGCCATGAGTGATGAGGGATCAACTCGAGTTCTTGCCAAGCTCCAAGATCGCACAAACAGCTCCAATGATGAGAGGCTGGCACTTCCTCGCCTCTCTTACGATGGAAGAGAATCACGAGAGATATCGAAGTCAATGATGAAGCTCAAAGAACTCCCAAGGTTATCATTAGACAGCAGAGCAAGTACCACGAAGTGTTCAGCACTCGAGACCAGATTAGATCTTCTGGGCTGTGACTTGCACGTGAAAAATGATAAATGGATCGAAGAATCCCAAGCAAACCAAGAACCGGGAAGCCACAATCGATCATCCAGTTTAGTAGCAAAGTTAATGGGTTTGGAATATTTCCCAGATAATGCTGCATCCAGTGATGGTGGGATCACAAACATCAATAGATGTCCCAAAGAAGATTTTCTTTCAAGATCGTCCCAAACAGCAGAGAACAGCaaccaaaatcatgtttcttaCTCCCCACGAATTACACGGAATGATCCTGCCTCACCACGATTGCCTGCTTCCAATTCGGATTGGAAACCAAGCACCCGTTCATGGTTTCCATTGGAACCTGCTCCATGGACGAACCAAGATTCTAGTCAAGATTCTCCCAAGGTGGCTTCCCACAGTAGGACAGCTTCGACAAATATCCAGCATCAATCTTCTTCAGTTTATGGTGAACTTGAGAAGAGAATAACAAAACTAGAATTCAAAAAGTCTGACAAGGATCTGAGAGCTCTTAAACGGATACTCGAAGCAATGCAAAAAACAAGAGACAGATTGGAAAATCAAAGAGGAGAGTATGTTCAATTCATATCACGTACAAGGACGTATAGTTTAGATGAAAGCTGCTCTGATCGGAATTATTGCTTGTCAATGTGGCATGATAAAAAGAATCATCAACAAGCTTTTACCATTAATGAGCATAGCCTTCCAAAGATAAGAGATTCTTCAATCGTGATCATGAAACCACCAACAGTAATAGACAGAGAGAAACTTTCGAGATCAACTCAGGTTTCCAGAATAGCAATACAGCATTTGCAGAGATTTCCAAATCAAGACTATAGAGGGTACAGGGATAACTCAGTTCACAAACAAGCAGCAGAAGATTCGAAAGCGAGGGCAATTGATTTCAATGTCTCCAGTCCACGTGATCCTTCCATCAGAAAGAAGATCGTTAGGAGAACCTCAAAAGTAGAGCAAACCTTAAAAGCATCTCCACGGATGATGGTAAAAAGTTGTAATACTTTTGGAAAGAGTTCTGAATGCGTGAGCCAGAGATTAACAGGGAATCGAGGCAGGATAGAAAAACAATCCCATCCCACAACCCCATCACCAGATTCAGGCAGGGTCAAAAGGCACTCCATTAAGAAAGTCATAGAAAAAGGTTCAAACGCCAGGGAACTCAACACAAAATCAACAAATCTGCGATTAAGTGATGATCAATTTAGTGAGCAAAGCACCGAGACAAGATATTCAAATAACCAGGGTGATACAGCTTCTATAAAGTCCAAAGACAACATTAGCCTATCCTCACAGATGGCAACAGAAGTCACAGGCGTCGTTAGTTATATTAACACAAATACCAAAACACATGAG TCATCCCAGAATTCAGTGGCAACATTGATCGAACACATGCCAGCAGTCAAAGTTGTAGCAACCATGATGGAACAACCAAGTCCAGTCTCGGTTCTTGATACCACAATTTATGAAGAAGATTCACCATCTCCCATTAAGAAGATATCAACAGCTTTTCAAG AAGATGAAAGTTCGTATCCTGATGAAGCTCTATGGAATCTAGAGAAACTTAATCATTTCCCACTCGATCATTGTTACGAGCACAATCAAAAGAAGCTAGAAAACATAAAGGACTTGATCCATGAGCTTAGATGGTTGAAAACCAAACCTGACGAAGCTACGGCAAAGCCAACTGCATCGGTGGATGTGAGCCCAAATCAAGATCACAAATACATTAATAAGATGATACTCACTTCAGGACTTCTTGAGGACATGAACTTCATCTCTTCGACCGATCAGCTCCATTCCTCATCCCATCTGATCAATCCAAATATGTTCCTCGAACAAACTGAGGAAACCATGGACGGGCCTAGTGGAGAATTCAACAAAAAGAGTGATTGGTTACAGTCAAGTTATAGAAGCCATAGAAAAGTTGTTTTtgatatggtaaatgagatatatgcCCGCAAAGTTGCTGCAGATGGGTCATTCGCCCCAGGTAGGAAAAGGGTAAGCCCGGAGTTCCTCATAAAAGAATTATATCTGGAAGTGGACCGGCTGCAGCAGAAGGCAGAACGCAATCTTGATGAAGATGGGCTGATCAGAATCTTAAATGCAGATATGATGTATCAATCGGATGACTGGGTAGACTACGGTGTTGAGTTTCCAGCCTTGGTGTTGGATATCGAACGATTGATCTTTAAAGACTTGATTAACGAGGTAGTTACGAGTGACACTATGGGTCTGCACAACTGGCCAAAGAAACATTGCAGGCAACTGTTTAGAGAGTAG
- the LOC140958796 gene encoding protein LONGIFOLIA 1-like isoform X2 — protein sequence MVSGKETDMSERTLNRDLRKQIGCMNGIFQFLDPNHFLAGRRVNGRNHKRLIQGAQHHMDSKNAPKAVMEEDLEVQKEKSRSSMESSRPSYSSSSSCSSMFSSLECNRTVKQELLSPRQTGMHETRSHITAMKEPKSHELQDVVKDSLYKQTHGLSIKCPTKDEIRGRVLKHVDSPRPLELPKYVKPKAMSDEGSTRVLAKLQDRTNSSNDERLALPRLSYDGRESREISKSMMKLKELPRLSLDSRASTTKCSALETRLDLLGCDLHVKNDKWIEESQANQEPGSHNRSSSLVAKLMGLEYFPDNAASSDGGITNINRCPKEDFLSRSSQTAENSNQNHVSYSPRITRNDPASPRLPASNSDWKPSTRSWFPLEPAPWTNQDSSQDSPKVASHSRTASTNIQHQSSSVYGELEKRITKLEFKKSDKDLRALKRILEAMQKTRDRLENQRGEYVQFISRTRTYSLDESCSDRNYCLSMWHDKKNHQQAFTINEHSLPKIRDSSIVIMKPPTVIDREKLSRSTQVSRIAIQHLQRFPNQDYRGYRDNSVHKQAAEDSKARAIDFNVSSPRDPSIRKKIVRRTSKVEQTLKASPRMMVKSCNTFGKSSECVSQRLTGNRGRIEKQSHPTTPSPDSGRVKRHSIKKVIEKGSNARELNTKSTNLRLSDDQFSEQSTETRYSNNQGDTASIKSKDNISLSSQMATEVTGVVSYINTNTKTHENSVATLIEHMPAVKVVATMMEQPSPVSVLDTTIYEEDSPSPIKKISTAFQEDESSYPDEALWNLEKLNHFPLDHCYEHNQKKLENIKDLIHELRWLKTKPDEATAKPTASVDVSPNQDHKYINKMILTSGLLEDMNFISSTDQLHSSSHLINPNMFLEQTEETMDGPSGEFNKKSDWLQSSYRSHRKVVFDMVNEIYARKVAADGSFAPGRKRVSPEFLIKELYLEVDRLQQKAERNLDEDGLIRILNADMMYQSDDWVDYGVEFPALVLDIERLIFKDLINEVVTSDTMGLHNWPKKHCRQLFRE from the exons ATGGTATCAGGGAAGGAAACAGACATGTCTGAAAGGACGCTTAATCGAGATCTACGAAAGCAGATTGGGTGTATGAATGGCATATTTCAGTTCTTGGACCCTAATCATTTTCTTGCAGGTCGGCGTGTAAATGGCCGCAACCATAAAAGACTAATCCAAG GTGCTCAACACCATATGGATTCTAAAAATGCACCAAAAGCTGTCATG GAAGAAGATTTGGAGGTGCAGAAGGAGAAATCGAGGAGTTCCATGGAATCGTCCCGACCCTCTTATTCATCATCGTCTTCTTGTTCATCTATGTTCTCATCACTCGAGTGTAACCGAACAGTTAAACAAGAATTACTTTCTCCGAGACAAACCGGTATGCATGAGACGCGATCACATATCACAGCCATGAAAGAGCCGAAATCCCATGAACTTCAAGATGTGGTGAAGGACTCATTGTACAAACAAACACATGGATTGTCGATAAAATGCCCAACCAAAGATGAAATAAGAGGCCGTGTCTTGAAACACGTCGACTCTCCCAGGCCTTTGGAGCTGCCCAAATATGTGAAACCGAAAGCCATGAGTGATGAGGGATCAACTCGAGTTCTTGCCAAGCTCCAAGATCGCACAAACAGCTCCAATGATGAGAGGCTGGCACTTCCTCGCCTCTCTTACGATGGAAGAGAATCACGAGAGATATCGAAGTCAATGATGAAGCTCAAAGAACTCCCAAGGTTATCATTAGACAGCAGAGCAAGTACCACGAAGTGTTCAGCACTCGAGACCAGATTAGATCTTCTGGGCTGTGACTTGCACGTGAAAAATGATAAATGGATCGAAGAATCCCAAGCAAACCAAGAACCGGGAAGCCACAATCGATCATCCAGTTTAGTAGCAAAGTTAATGGGTTTGGAATATTTCCCAGATAATGCTGCATCCAGTGATGGTGGGATCACAAACATCAATAGATGTCCCAAAGAAGATTTTCTTTCAAGATCGTCCCAAACAGCAGAGAACAGCaaccaaaatcatgtttcttaCTCCCCACGAATTACACGGAATGATCCTGCCTCACCACGATTGCCTGCTTCCAATTCGGATTGGAAACCAAGCACCCGTTCATGGTTTCCATTGGAACCTGCTCCATGGACGAACCAAGATTCTAGTCAAGATTCTCCCAAGGTGGCTTCCCACAGTAGGACAGCTTCGACAAATATCCAGCATCAATCTTCTTCAGTTTATGGTGAACTTGAGAAGAGAATAACAAAACTAGAATTCAAAAAGTCTGACAAGGATCTGAGAGCTCTTAAACGGATACTCGAAGCAATGCAAAAAACAAGAGACAGATTGGAAAATCAAAGAGGAGAGTATGTTCAATTCATATCACGTACAAGGACGTATAGTTTAGATGAAAGCTGCTCTGATCGGAATTATTGCTTGTCAATGTGGCATGATAAAAAGAATCATCAACAAGCTTTTACCATTAATGAGCATAGCCTTCCAAAGATAAGAGATTCTTCAATCGTGATCATGAAACCACCAACAGTAATAGACAGAGAGAAACTTTCGAGATCAACTCAGGTTTCCAGAATAGCAATACAGCATTTGCAGAGATTTCCAAATCAAGACTATAGAGGGTACAGGGATAACTCAGTTCACAAACAAGCAGCAGAAGATTCGAAAGCGAGGGCAATTGATTTCAATGTCTCCAGTCCACGTGATCCTTCCATCAGAAAGAAGATCGTTAGGAGAACCTCAAAAGTAGAGCAAACCTTAAAAGCATCTCCACGGATGATGGTAAAAAGTTGTAATACTTTTGGAAAGAGTTCTGAATGCGTGAGCCAGAGATTAACAGGGAATCGAGGCAGGATAGAAAAACAATCCCATCCCACAACCCCATCACCAGATTCAGGCAGGGTCAAAAGGCACTCCATTAAGAAAGTCATAGAAAAAGGTTCAAACGCCAGGGAACTCAACACAAAATCAACAAATCTGCGATTAAGTGATGATCAATTTAGTGAGCAAAGCACCGAGACAAGATATTCAAATAACCAGGGTGATACAGCTTCTATAAAGTCCAAAGACAACATTAGCCTATCCTCACAGATGGCAACAGAAGTCACAGGCGTCGTTAGTTATATTAACACAAATACCAAAACACATGAG AATTCAGTGGCAACATTGATCGAACACATGCCAGCAGTCAAAGTTGTAGCAACCATGATGGAACAACCAAGTCCAGTCTCGGTTCTTGATACCACAATTTATGAAGAAGATTCACCATCTCCCATTAAGAAGATATCAACAGCTTTTCAAG AAGATGAAAGTTCGTATCCTGATGAAGCTCTATGGAATCTAGAGAAACTTAATCATTTCCCACTCGATCATTGTTACGAGCACAATCAAAAGAAGCTAGAAAACATAAAGGACTTGATCCATGAGCTTAGATGGTTGAAAACCAAACCTGACGAAGCTACGGCAAAGCCAACTGCATCGGTGGATGTGAGCCCAAATCAAGATCACAAATACATTAATAAGATGATACTCACTTCAGGACTTCTTGAGGACATGAACTTCATCTCTTCGACCGATCAGCTCCATTCCTCATCCCATCTGATCAATCCAAATATGTTCCTCGAACAAACTGAGGAAACCATGGACGGGCCTAGTGGAGAATTCAACAAAAAGAGTGATTGGTTACAGTCAAGTTATAGAAGCCATAGAAAAGTTGTTTTtgatatggtaaatgagatatatgcCCGCAAAGTTGCTGCAGATGGGTCATTCGCCCCAGGTAGGAAAAGGGTAAGCCCGGAGTTCCTCATAAAAGAATTATATCTGGAAGTGGACCGGCTGCAGCAGAAGGCAGAACGCAATCTTGATGAAGATGGGCTGATCAGAATCTTAAATGCAGATATGATGTATCAATCGGATGACTGGGTAGACTACGGTGTTGAGTTTCCAGCCTTGGTGTTGGATATCGAACGATTGATCTTTAAAGACTTGATTAACGAGGTAGTTACGAGTGACACTATGGGTCTGCACAACTGGCCAAAGAAACATTGCAGGCAACTGTTTAGAGAGTAG